The following are encoded together in the Lathyrus oleraceus cultivar Zhongwan6 chromosome 3, CAAS_Psat_ZW6_1.0, whole genome shotgun sequence genome:
- the LOC127127798 gene encoding chloroplast envelope quinone oxidoreductase homolog — MEKRLMHAVQYNAYGGGPNALKQVEVPIPSPNKDEILIKMEAASINPLDWKIQKRILWPILPAKFPYIPCMDVAGEVIEVGKGVTKFKAGDKVVGLTSPFSGGGLAEFAVIKESVTALRPPEISASEFAGLPVAGITALQALSQSIGIKLDGSGERKNILVTAASGGVGHYAVQLAKLGNAHVTATCGARNIEFVKSLGADEVIDYRTPEGAALKSPSGKKYDAVIHCANEFPWSVFEPNLSMNAKVVDMSPTFGSVISFALKKLTFPKKQLVPWFLLPNCRDLQYLVDLVKQGKLRTIIDSKYPLTKAADGWAKSIDGHATGKIIFEFE, encoded by the exons ATGGAAAAGAGACTCATGCATGCTGTTCAGTACAATGCCTATGGTGGAGGACCCAATGCCTTAAAG CAAGTTGAAGTTCCCATACCGAGTCCTAATAAAGATGAGATTTTGATAAAAATGGAAGCAGCAAGTATAAATCCACTTGATTGGAAAATACAGAAACGCATTCTGTGGCCAATTTTGCCTGCCAAATTTCCATATATACCAT GTATGGATGTTGCAGGAGAGGTCATCGAGGTTGGTAAAGGTGTTACAAAGTTCAAAGCTGGAGACAAAGTTGTAGGTTTGACGAGTCCCTTT AGTGGTGGAGGACTAGCTGAGTTTGCTGTTATTAAGGAGAGTGTCACTGCTTTAAGACCACCAGAAATCTCGGCATCTGAATTCGCCGGCTTACCTGTTGCCGGTATAACAGCTCTCCAAGCACTTTCCCAATCAATAGGAATCAAACTCGACGGAAGCGGTGAACGGAAAAACATTTTGGTCACTGCTGCATCAGGTGGTGTAGGCCACTATGCAGTTCAATTAGCAAAACTGGGCAACGCGCATGTGACGGCCACCTGCGGGGCTCGAAACATCGAATTCGTTAAAAGCTTAGGAGCTGATGAGGTGATTGATTATAGGACACCTGAAGGTGCTGCTTTAAAGAGTCCATCCGGTAAGAAATACGATGCAGTGATTCATTGTGCAAATGAGTTTCCATGGTCAGTTTTTGAGCCTAATTTAAGCATGAATGCTAAGGTTGTAGACATGAGTCCTACCTTTGGTTCAGTGATCAGTTTTGCGCTTAAGAAACTTACCTTCCCCAAAAAACAACTTGTGCCATGGTTTTTACTTCCAAATTGCAGGGATCTTCAGTATCTTGTTGATTTGGTTAAGCAAGGAAAACTTAGAACAATTATTGACTCAAAATATCCTTTAACAAAAGCTGCAGATGGTTGGGCTAAGAGTATTGATGGTCATGCAACTGGCAAGATCATTTTTGAGTTCGAGTAA